From Caldicellulosiruptor hydrothermalis 108, a single genomic window includes:
- a CDS encoding ABC transporter ATP-binding protein — MNTSTKRLRIEEDEPITKPFNWSQFVRLLRYIKPYKRYFIYSLLLMILATFYNLAGPYLIRLVIDIDIPHRNIHALFYKAVFYIVLTLLYVISLRVRTIFMTKLGNSVVSDIRMHLFTHLQKLSLNFFDSRPAGKIMVRVMNDVDSLSELLSNSILNVLVDTLSLWATIVIMLSIDIKLSIVALAVLPLLISIIMILKNSIRTRWQDVRKKSSTLNAYIHESIQGMKITQAFVREEKNAEIFKMLNTTFKNTWMKAIRVNNLFWPTIDFTGTLSSVLIFLFGIWMMRKGYTTLGTIIAFSNYMGMFWQPINNISNFYNQLLVAMASTERIFEILDTQPDVQDAKDAYDLPPIRGEITFENVSFSYDEEKPVLKDVSFTIKAGETIALVGETGAGKTTIINLIARFYDPQKGKILIDGHDIKNVTLNSLRKQMGIMLQDTFIFSGTIADNIRYAKPQATMDEVIKAAKIVNAHEFIMKMENGYDTEVNERGSRLSIGQRQLIAFARALLADPKILILDEATSAVDTQTEVLIQQAIEKLTSGRTSIIIAHRLSTIRNADRIFVIHDGQIVEEGNHEQLIEKKGYYYNLYTSQFKYFEK; from the coding sequence TTGAATACTTCTACAAAAAGACTCAGAATTGAAGAAGATGAACCAATAACAAAGCCTTTTAATTGGTCACAGTTTGTGAGACTTTTGAGATATATAAAGCCATATAAAAGGTACTTTATATACTCTCTTCTTCTAATGATACTTGCTACATTCTACAACCTTGCCGGACCGTATTTGATAAGATTGGTTATTGATATTGATATTCCCCACAGAAATATCCATGCTCTTTTTTATAAGGCAGTTTTCTATATTGTACTTACCTTATTGTACGTGATAAGTCTTCGCGTAAGAACAATCTTTATGACAAAACTCGGCAACAGTGTGGTCTCAGATATTCGAATGCATCTTTTTACTCATCTTCAGAAACTATCTCTCAACTTTTTTGACAGTCGACCTGCAGGCAAGATAATGGTAAGAGTAATGAATGACGTGGATTCTTTATCAGAGCTTTTGTCTAACAGTATTTTAAATGTGCTTGTTGACACTTTAAGCCTTTGGGCTACCATAGTAATAATGCTTTCAATAGATATAAAACTTTCCATTGTCGCACTTGCAGTGCTTCCTCTTTTAATCTCAATAATCATGATATTAAAAAATTCGATAAGAACAAGATGGCAAGATGTCAGGAAAAAATCCTCTACCTTGAATGCTTACATCCATGAAAGCATTCAAGGAATGAAAATAACTCAGGCTTTTGTTAGAGAAGAAAAAAATGCTGAAATCTTTAAGATGCTTAACACTACATTCAAAAATACATGGATGAAAGCAATCAGAGTAAATAACCTATTTTGGCCAACAATAGATTTCACCGGGACCCTTTCGAGTGTTCTTATATTTCTTTTTGGTATCTGGATGATGAGAAAAGGGTACACAACACTTGGCACAATTATAGCATTTTCTAATTATATGGGAATGTTCTGGCAACCTATTAACAATATATCTAACTTTTATAACCAGCTGCTTGTTGCTATGGCATCAACAGAGCGCATATTCGAAATTCTTGATACTCAACCGGATGTTCAAGATGCCAAAGATGCATATGACTTACCACCAATTAGAGGTGAAATAACATTTGAAAATGTTTCTTTTTCATACGACGAGGAAAAACCTGTTTTAAAAGATGTTTCATTCACCATTAAAGCTGGTGAGACAATTGCGCTTGTAGGCGAAACAGGTGCAGGAAAAACCACAATAATAAATCTCATTGCAAGGTTTTATGATCCTCAAAAAGGAAAAATCCTGATTGACGGACATGACATCAAAAACGTAACTTTAAACTCACTAAGAAAGCAAATGGGTATAATGTTACAAGACACTTTCATATTTTCTGGCACAATTGCAGACAACATTCGATACGCAAAACCGCAAGCTACAATGGATGAAGTAATAAAGGCTGCAAAGATTGTTAATGCGCACGAGTTTATTATGAAAATGGAAAACGGATATGATACGGAGGTCAACGAAAGAGGAAGTCGCCTCTCTATCGGCCAAAGACAGCTCATCGCATTTGCCAGAGCACTTTTAGCTGACCCAAAAATACTGATATTAGATGAAGCAACCTCGGCAGTAGACACTCAAACAGAGGTCCTAATCCAACAGGCTATAGAAAAGCTAACATCGGGCAGGACCTCAATTATTATAGCTCACAGACTGTCCACAATCAGAAATGCAGACAGGATATTTGTCATCCACGATGGACAAATTGTTGAAGAAGGCAATCATGAACAGCTTATTGAGAAGAAAGGCTATTACTATAATCTCTATACCTCACAGTTTAAATATTTTGAAAAATAG
- a CDS encoding DUF1858 domain-containing protein: MPKITTDTIIADVLRIDRGTIPIFLNNGLHCLGCPSAQGESIEEACALHGIDAQKLVDELNEYLKSKGLLDE, translated from the coding sequence ATGCCAAAAATTACAACAGATACAATAATTGCAGATGTATTGAGGATTGATAGAGGGACTATTCCGATATTTTTGAACAATGGTCTTCACTGTTTGGGTTGTCCTTCTGCTCAAGGAGAAAGCATTGAAGAGGCATGTGCGCTTCATGGAATAGATGCGCAAAAGCTTGTAGATGAGCTAAACGAGTATCTCAAGAGCAAAGGTCTTTTGGATGAATAA
- the rplL gene encoding 50S ribosomal protein L7/L12 — MASEKVQKLIEEIKTLTVLELSEMVKALEEEFGVTAAAPVAVAAAPVAGAQAAAPAAEEKTEFNVILADAGSDKIKVIKVVREITGLGLKEAKDLVDGAPKPIKENVSKDEAEQIKKKLEEVGAKVELK, encoded by the coding sequence ATGGCAAGCGAAAAGGTTCAAAAATTGATTGAAGAAATCAAAACATTGACAGTATTAGAGCTTTCTGAGATGGTAAAAGCTTTGGAAGAAGAGTTTGGCGTTACAGCAGCAGCTCCAGTTGCGGTTGCAGCAGCTCCAGTTGCTGGTGCTCAGGCAGCAGCTCCAGCTGCAGAAGAGAAGACAGAATTTAACGTTATTTTAGCAGATGCAGGTAGCGATAAGATCAAGGTTATCAAGGTTGTAAGAGAGATAACTGGTCTTGGGTTGAAAGAGGCAAAGGATCTTGTTGATGGTGCTCCAAAGCCAATCAAAGAGAATGTTTCAAAAGACGAAGCTGAGCAGATCAAGAAGAAACTTGAAGAAGTTGGAGCAAAAGTTGAACTCAAATAA
- a CDS encoding nucleotidyltransferase family protein: MINAVILAGSDKNKSGTPYECKALIKIGEKYLIEYVLDAVCSSKHISRRVVVGPVQLKEFLISKYPQVEFVEEDTSIMKNAKKAIEFLNDDKKILFLTADLPFITAEAIDHFIEESIKSGADICYPIVEKSINDEKYPQMKRTYGTVKEGTFTGGNAIIITPSVFEKCYSLAEKLVEKRKNPIAMARLIGPTILLLFLTKRLSIQKVEKRVSKVFKIKAKAIISTYPELGQDVDKDSDLVVAKFYLEKKR, encoded by the coding sequence ATGATAAATGCTGTAATACTTGCTGGATCTGATAAAAACAAATCAGGTACTCCTTATGAGTGCAAGGCATTGATAAAGATAGGAGAAAAATATTTAATAGAGTATGTGCTTGATGCAGTATGCAGCTCCAAGCATATTTCGCGCAGAGTTGTTGTAGGCCCAGTTCAGCTAAAAGAATTTTTAATTTCAAAGTATCCACAGGTTGAATTTGTTGAAGAAGACACCTCAATAATGAAAAATGCCAAAAAGGCGATAGAATTTTTGAACGACGACAAAAAAATTTTATTTTTAACTGCAGACCTGCCCTTTATCACTGCTGAGGCTATAGACCATTTTATCGAAGAGTCGATAAAATCAGGTGCAGATATCTGTTATCCTATTGTTGAAAAGAGCATAAACGATGAAAAATACCCTCAGATGAAAAGGACATATGGAACTGTAAAAGAAGGAACATTTACTGGTGGTAATGCCATTATAATAACTCCATCAGTATTTGAAAAGTGCTATTCACTTGCCGAAAAACTTGTGGAAAAACGCAAAAATCCTATCGCCATGGCGCGGCTAATAGGACCTACCATTTTGTTGCTTTTTTTAACCAAGAGACTTTCAATCCAGAAAGTTGAAAAAAGGGTATCTAAGGTTTTTAAGATTAAAGCTAAAGCTATCATCTCTACATATCCTGAATTGGGGCAGGATGTGGATAAAGACTCTGACCTTGTGGTGGCAAAATTCTATCTTGAGAAAAAGAGGTAG
- the rplA gene encoding 50S ribosomal protein L1: MFRGKKYQEVAKLVDKTKLYDPEEAIDLALKTSYAKFNETVEVHVRLNVDPRHADQQVRGTVVLPNGTGKNVRVLVFAKGDKAKEAEEAGADYVGAEELVAKIQNEGWTDFDVCIATPDMMGLVGRLGKILGPKGLMPNPKSGTVTMDVAKAVKEAKAGRVEFRLDKTAIIHCPIGKVSFGKEKLLENYRTLMDAIIKARPAAAKGQFIKSITVATTMGPGIKINPLKPL; this comes from the coding sequence ATGTTCAGAGGTAAGAAATATCAAGAAGTCGCAAAACTTGTCGATAAAACAAAGCTTTATGACCCAGAAGAAGCAATTGATCTTGCGCTAAAAACATCTTATGCAAAGTTTAACGAGACAGTGGAAGTTCATGTAAGATTAAACGTTGATCCAAGACATGCTGACCAGCAGGTAAGAGGCACTGTGGTTTTGCCGAACGGTACAGGTAAAAACGTAAGAGTTTTAGTTTTTGCAAAAGGTGACAAGGCAAAAGAAGCAGAAGAAGCAGGAGCAGATTATGTAGGTGCAGAAGAGCTTGTTGCAAAGATTCAAAATGAAGGCTGGACAGATTTTGATGTATGTATTGCAACACCTGATATGATGGGTTTGGTTGGAAGACTTGGTAAGATTTTAGGCCCTAAAGGTTTGATGCCAAACCCAAAATCAGGGACTGTAACAATGGATGTTGCAAAAGCTGTGAAAGAAGCAAAAGCTGGTAGAGTTGAATTTAGGCTTGACAAGACAGCTATAATCCACTGTCCAATTGGCAAGGTTTCATTTGGGAAAGAGAAACTTCTTGAAAACTATAGAACACTAATGGATGCAATCATCAAGGCAAGACCAGCTGCTGCAAAAGGGCAGTTTATAAAAAGCATCACAGTAGCAACAACAATGGGACCTGGAATTAAAATAAACCCATTAAAACCGTTATAA
- the rplK gene encoding 50S ribosomal protein L11, with the protein MAKKVLTQIKLQIPAGKATPAPPVGPALGQHGVNIMQFCKEFNERTAKDAGLIIPVVITVYSDRSFTFITKTPPASVLLKKAAGIESGSPKPNKQKVATLKRDVIRKIAEQKMPDLTAASLEAAMRTIEGTAKSMGIVVED; encoded by the coding sequence ATGGCAAAGAAAGTTTTAACACAAATAAAGCTTCAAATTCCAGCAGGCAAGGCAACACCAGCACCACCAGTTGGACCTGCATTGGGTCAGCATGGTGTTAACATTATGCAGTTTTGCAAAGAGTTTAATGAAAGAACAGCGAAAGATGCTGGATTGATTATTCCAGTTGTTATAACTGTTTACTCTGATAGGTCTTTTACATTTATTACAAAGACGCCTCCAGCATCAGTACTGTTGAAAAAAGCTGCGGGAATTGAAAGTGGGTCTCCAAAGCCAAACAAGCAAAAGGTGGCTACATTAAAGAGGGATGTAATTAGAAAGATTGCTGAGCAAAAGATGCCAGACTTGACTGCTGCATCTTTGGAGGCTGCTATGAGAACCATTGAAGGTACTGCAAAGAGCATGGGAATTGTAGTTGAAGACTAA
- the nusG gene encoding transcription termination/antitermination protein NusG has protein sequence MSDKRAKWYVVHTYAGYENKVKANLEKIIENRNLADRILDIRIPTELVTEIKDGKKIVKEKKKFPSYVLIKAVMDNEIWYTIRNVRGVTGFVGPESKPTPLTDEEIEAMGIKEEVVEIFDIEVGDNVKVVSGPFTDFYGPVVEINKERRKVKVMLNLFGRETPVEFDYHQVERL, from the coding sequence ATGAGTGATAAAAGAGCAAAATGGTATGTTGTTCATACCTATGCAGGCTATGAAAATAAGGTAAAAGCCAATTTAGAAAAGATAATTGAAAATAGAAATTTGGCTGATAGGATTTTAGATATCAGGATTCCCACAGAACTTGTTACTGAAATTAAGGATGGAAAGAAAATAGTGAAAGAAAAAAAGAAATTTCCTTCGTATGTGCTGATCAAAGCTGTTATGGACAATGAAATATGGTACACTATAAGAAACGTCAGAGGCGTAACTGGTTTTGTGGGTCCTGAATCAAAACCTACCCCCCTTACGGATGAAGAAATAGAAGCAATGGGTATAAAGGAAGAAGTTGTAGAGATATTTGATATTGAAGTTGGTGATAATGTTAAGGTTGTATCTGGTCCATTTACTGATTTTTATGGGCCAGTTGTTGAGATAAACAAAGAACGAAGAAAAGTAAAAGTGATGCTAAACCTATTTGGGAGAGAAACTCCTGTGGAATTTGATTACCATCAGGTAGAGAGATTATAA
- the rplJ gene encoding 50S ribosomal protein L10, whose translation MGYKREVNLLAKSRAVKEQLLNEYKEKLSKAKAGVIVCNHGITVEQDTALRKKLREAGIEYKVVKKTLFTFAVRENNLSELEQFFEGPIAIAFSYDDPVKVAKVLKEGAKDLEKLEIRGGFIEGKVISAKEVDALSKLPSREELVAKMLGGLNAPMSGLVYVLSGTIRKLVLALDAIAKKQSA comes from the coding sequence ATGGGATACAAAAGGGAGGTGAATTTGTTGGCAAAGTCAAGAGCGGTAAAAGAACAGCTTTTAAATGAATACAAGGAAAAGCTGTCCAAAGCAAAAGCTGGTGTGATTGTTTGCAATCATGGAATTACCGTCGAACAGGACACAGCGCTCAGAAAGAAGCTAAGAGAAGCAGGAATTGAGTACAAGGTTGTAAAAAAGACTTTGTTTACCTTTGCTGTAAGGGAAAATAATCTTTCTGAGCTTGAACAGTTTTTTGAAGGGCCTATTGCTATTGCATTTTCATACGATGACCCTGTAAAGGTTGCAAAGGTATTAAAAGAAGGCGCAAAAGACCTTGAAAAGTTAGAAATAAGAGGCGGATTTATTGAAGGTAAAGTGATTTCTGCAAAAGAGGTTGACGCACTTTCCAAACTTCCATCAAGAGAAGAACTTGTTGCAAAGATGCTTGGCGGCTTGAACGCGCCGATGTCTGGTCTTGTATATGTACTTTCTGGTACAATTAGAAAGCTTGTTCTGGCACTCGATGCTATTGCTAAGAAGCAGAGTGCTTAA
- the secE gene encoding preprotein translocase subunit SecE codes for MVEKKKVEKVLAKPQGNKKKMNFKEWWARTLKFFRDVRIEMKKVVWPSQKQVVKHTIVVLTFTLFFTVFILLADLIYDQLIFKLLLKIK; via the coding sequence ATGGTGGAGAAGAAAAAGGTGGAAAAGGTACTTGCAAAACCTCAAGGAAATAAAAAGAAGATGAATTTTAAAGAATGGTGGGCAAGAACTTTAAAGTTTTTCAGAGATGTTAGAATAGAGATGAAGAAGGTTGTGTGGCCTTCTCAAAAGCAGGTGGTAAAGCACACAATTGTTGTGTTGACATTTACATTATTTTTTACAGTATTTATCTTGCTTGCTGACCTTATATATGACCAGCTTATTTTTAAACTTTTATTGAAGATAAAGTGA
- the rpmG gene encoding 50S ribosomal protein L33: MAAKGARMIIHLECTECKNRNYTTEKNKKNDPDRLELKKYCKFCRRHTIHRETK, from the coding sequence ATGGCGGCAAAAGGTGCGAGAATGATAATTCATCTTGAATGTACCGAGTGCAAAAACAGAAATTATACGACAGAGAAGAATAAGAAGAATGACCCAGATAGACTTGAGCTAAAGAAGTATTGTAAGTTTTGCAGAAGACACACCATCCATAGAGAAACTAAATAG